A window of Malania oleifera isolate guangnan ecotype guangnan chromosome 2, ASM2987363v1, whole genome shotgun sequence genomic DNA:
TTATTTCATTTGTTCATGTCAAGTTTACAGCGCAAGTTCATTTGAGTGTGTATTGTTTCGTGCAATAACATGAAGTGGAGTGGAAGAACGTTCTggttttatgcatattaaatcTCATCGAGCTAGGGAGTTAACTGCTCTTGTATTAAGCTGGGAATTTGTTTATTTGGGGAAAAAATAAGAGGAGTGTGTCATCTGTTGCTAAATATGAAACATGAAACCTAGTGAAGTATCGTAATCCTTTTTTGAGTGAAAGAACAAGAAAACATAAAGGCTTGTGATGCTGGCAGATTGTGTTGTTTAATTGGCTAAAAAATGCTATGCTGACAGGTAGTTCAGATTTCAAGTTTATGCCTAAAACTTCTTTTCCcccattttctttttcatttatttattttaggttTGATGCAGTTGGAAACATGGGTAGCATGCTAAACTCTGCTGTCAGCTCTGCATTGAAGCTTATCAGGAATTCAGGATCTCAAAAACACAATAATATGGAAAATCTCTATGCCATTACAACAGATTCTTCAAATACTGGCAGGTTAGAACAGCATAATGACTATTTATTTGTTAAATTGGAGCATTTGCATTGGACTTGTCCTCATTCAACTCAACGAGGGTTGAATCTAACTCTATCCACTAATTAAATTGCAGCAAACACGATCCTGACATTCTATGGGCTCATTCTGTTTTCAGAGGTGCTGCCTATTTGGGCAGTTTCAGAAATTCATATTTGTTTCAGTAAAGCTATTCATGGCTGCTCTCATTCATGGGATCATGTTTGACTTGCTTTTTTCTTTGACTGAAAAAAAGATGTTTTGAATTAGTTTGCATCTTAACCCAAAAAGCCTCCTGTTTCTCATCATCCTTCCCACCCTAGTTCTGCCAAGGGCTGCAAATAAACTGAACTGTTCATGAAGAGCTTGTTAACTCAGGATCGTCCATTTGCATAAATGAGCGATTTTCAAGCTTACTTTTCAATCTTGTTGAACAAGGCTGCGATTGGCTGTTTAGGGTTGTGAACAGTTAACAGGGTTGTTTTGATCTCGCTTATAAGTTATTATAAGCCCTTTTAGAAGCTTGCTGGTATGCTCTCATTTAAAGGCCCAAGTAGGAGTAACTGTAAAGATGTCAATTTGTAACCCATTTAATTTTGCTCTTTTTTGGCCTGTCTTTCACTCTTTCTCTGTTTCGCATATTTCCCATTGAACAAGCATAAGCCTAACTACACTTAACATCTAGGGTTGAGGTAAGAGTTGTGAGCTTattttggataaaaaaaaaatcagtgtAATGACCGCTACAGATGTTATGTAACAGTCTTGGTGGCTTTTGAGACCGTTATGGAGCAATATCTTGGAGGTGCTCCAATTTACAACTGTAATGGCTGTTAGGTTCTGTTATGGGCCGTTCTAGCTGTTACAAGCTGTTAGGAGTGCTAGATTAGCTGTGAATGACTAAAACAGGTTGAGCCCTTTTTTTGCATTATCCCTTTCCCTTTTCCCTTTATTGAAGTTTAGAAACTCAATATTAAGTTAGTTTATTTAGTtggtgatattattattattattattattgtaaaaactttatttttgggtttattttccttgacatttagtgtgcatttttttttaataacttcCATTAAAATAAGCCCAAGTTTTTCTCTCATTAACTTATGTGTTTGTATTCTAAGTTCTTtcagttttattattttattttatttttacaccTAGTTTGGTGACAAATACTTCTattgtttgcatttttgttcttgtttaacATATGAACATTATATGCTCTATTTTTTTCAAGCAAACGTACCATTAGAGACTAAGAGTACAAAAGAtggtgttttatatatattatatttaagaTTTCTCAGTTTTGACTTCGCTTATAATCAATAAAGTAGTAAAAAGTTGCAAATGCTTACACCACCACCGGTATTGTGACAAGAACCGATACCATTATTTAGAACCATGTTTAGCATTAACACAACTCTTCATGTTTATTTCAGATATTCACTTCATGTTTATTTCAGATATTCATTCTTGTTTCAATTAAGCTATTCATGGCAGCTCTTATCCATCgtagtatgtgtgtgtgtgtgtgtgttttaactgaaaaatatgttttgaatTGGCTCGACTCCTAACCTAAAAAAGCATCCTATTTCTCATCATACTTCCCAGGTTAGCCCTGTTGAGCGCTGCAAATAAACTGAGTTCATGAAGAGCTTGGTAATTCAGGTTGTCCATTTGCATAAATAAGCAATTATCAAGCTTGTTGAACAAGGCTGTGATTGGCGGTGTAGGCTTGTGAACAGTTAACATGCTTGTTTTGAACTTGTTCATAAGTTTTGATTAAGCCCTTTTAGAAGCTTGCTGGCATGCTCATTCAAAGGCCCAAATAGGAGTAATTGTAAAGATGTCAATTTGTTACCCACTTAAtattgctttatttatttatttattattattattttttatctttcaCTCTTTCTCCATTTTGCATATTTTCAGATGAGCAAACGTAAACCTAACTCTCTACTTTTAGTATCAGGAATTAAAGAGGTAAATAGTTGTGAGCTCATTTAGGAAAGAAGGATATCGATATGGTAGCATTACCAAAACACTCCATTTTTGCTTTAGTGGTTGATCGACCAACTTGGAGTATACAAAATGAGAATCCGTGGTCTTTGTTGATTTCAAATGATTTTGTCTTGAATGATGAAAGTAAACTTGGAGTGGAGTTTAAGTTAGAATTATTGAGAGAAGTTctaatctagagactttagggtaggtaggaataagacaaaatattgaaatgtaattttagtaatggtaggaAGAATATTGGAGATGAAGTtaagcttgatgatgaagaaatcaataatactagtagatttcaatatcttaaatctattatgcaagttaaagaagaaattgaagaggatgtaaagtatatagttaaagcaggttgggtaaaatggagaagtgtttcaagtgcgctttgtgatcatagaatacccttaaaaataaaagggaagttttataggatgactataagatcagctatgctatatggatcaaaatattATGTAACTCAAAAACAATATAGTCAAAATGTAAAAGTTGgcgagatgagaatgtttagatggacGAGTgttataacattgaaagataaattaagaaatgagtatatttgtggtaagttgggtgtagctcctgtagaagataaggaagggatgacttagatggtttggataCTTGTAATGCAGATCACATAGTGTGCGCTAgtaaggaagagtgagttagtttaGTGTGAGAGATAGTAAAAGAactagggatagacctaaaataacttgaaatgagataataAAGATTTAATAGCACCGAATTTGTTAAAGAAAATGGtttatgatcgcataaattggtgtaaaaggattcatatagctgactccacttagtgggacttgaggcttgcttttggtttggttgtttgacaAATTTATTGAATAAACTTGTCTTTAAATGAGGTAAGGAATAGTGGTCAAATTTGACGAACCCCCTGTGGTATCTTGTTGAACCAAATGCCAAATTGCTAATCTAATCATACTTTTTTACTGTCAAGTTTTGAAGGggataaaaataatatgtgaaCCAAAACTCGGTCAAAGGAGACAAACGGTTATTCCTATGTAAATGATATAACATAATAGGCGATTGTGGAGGACATTATAAATGGGAAGGCCTATGTTTAAAAGGAGGGTCTTAGTTGAGGTAAGGATATCCTATAATAATCTAAGAAATACTATGATTACATATACTCGCTATTGACTTGAGCATCAGAGAACATTCCACCGTAGGGGTCTTTGAAGTTCTttcttttctcttggttgtgGTGATCACCATGATATGTGGATGCAGAAATCAGGGTATGATTTTTGAGGTTAACATATTGGTGTGTCAGGTAGGAGAAGTTTGCTTAAAGTGACAATCCTTGTATTTggagaaaaaaagggaaa
This region includes:
- the LOC131149377 gene encoding uncharacterized protein LOC131149377 — translated: MAGLVVASGGANLIVSYFLEGRSEVANLVFLAAETHRFDAVGNMGSMLNSAVSSALKLIRNSGSQKHNNMENLYAITTDSSNTGSKHDPDILWAHSVFRGAAYLGSFRNSYLFQ